tagaatccctgtaACCCCAagtgaatgtgtaaattttagaGCTAAATGAAGGTATTATTGTAAAaacaatgtctaaatttcacttcaatATTGTTTTAATTTACATTAAACTCTTAAAAGGTTAATAAgattcccaaatgctgttttgaattgttTGAATGGTGCGGTTCTGGAGATAGGATTATCTATGGTGTTTTTAATATCTTTAAAATCTCTCAGGCAAAAGAACAATTTCttcagaaattaaaaaaaaatgttctttagCCTGAGAGACCACAGTGTCTATGAAATATTTATATAATCCTTTATAATTAATGAAACCATTAAACGTTATGTTTTAGGTTTACTTCAACCCACATTTATTTTTCTGATAGTATTACTCTCTTTTGTGCACTGTTTCAAGGACTTCCCTTTGCTCATTTCTAGATGGTTTAAAGTACAGGGTGGGATTTAACCACTTACGCTGCTCTTTCTGTAACTACCATCAATCTCAATGGAGAGGTCACACATCAGTTAAACTGTATGTAGACTGTACCAGCTGGGAATCAGTCAAAAGGGATCACTAGACCCCTCTTCTCCCAATAGATGAGGTCCCAGAGGTAAATGATCACAtggctttctgctgctgattaggccaAGATGATTGGAATGGAATTTCGAGCTGCGGAATCTGTGGCTTAATCAGTCGCTGAATTTTTTCAGCATCTTACTTCAATCTCTGTCTCCCATGGACAGAATTTGCCATGGATTCAGGAGCAGAAACCACACCCAAATTCATAGCAAAGTCCTTAGTGTGAACGTTCCCTTAGTATTAAATTATGGAGGTCTTaagcaaggttcacactagctgcttccgtttgcaatttgcatgattttaaatgggacaccatgtagtgtcctttagtgtctgtgggtgtccttaaatgTCCGTTTACAAACGTGTCTGATTTTTCAAGTgcacagctaaatcctacatgtaaaaTCTTTCGTGgacattagtatcggacactagctgtctgaCACCGAAGATAGTGTGAACTCCAccttagtaattatattctttgtacaaatatactgtacaataataatgtacagtaaatagatacaaataaaaatacagtaaatacaaaaataaaaatattaaaataaatacagtaaataGATACATGCTATTTAATGTACCAAAATGTGTTTAAATTAAATTTACAAAACTTATAAGAGTTCTTGGAAAAATTAAATGACAACAGAAAAGTAAAGGGTTGTTGCATGTTAAAAATAAAGACTTATATAATTTAGTTTAAACCCATTTAATCGTAATACAGACTGAAATATGCCACTTGATTTCTAAACTTCCGAAATTCTTTGTCTGTTAGAAGCTGTAAAGAGAAGAAAAGAAAGCAATGAGAAAAGCTAATCGGAAATAAACCAGAAAACCTGAACATTGCTTTCTACTAAGAAGACATAGTAAAAAGATAAtgatagaataaaatatatatatatatatatatatatatatatacacacacacacacacacacatttacagTATGTAGAAAAAGAAATCCAATCTACCAGTGTACTGCCTTTTGAATAAATTTTCgacacaagttgctggcagaatGGATTTCTTTTTCTATTAGGAACCCATTTGGCCAGAGAAGGGTTTCTGCttttttgagatatatatattttttccagcTGTATCATAAGCAGTTAAAAGTGTGAAGTGTAAAACTTTTTATAAATTGCAGAACACAAGCGGTATTAAAAGGACATAAAAAGGTAAgcaataataaatattaaatacCCTCAACACAAGTTCTGGGTTGTCATTTTTTATCCAAAATTGCAATTAATACTTCATGTTTTTTCTTCCAGCCAAGTTTTGTGATGATGCAAAAAATGGGGTGAAGGTCAGAACTTGTGGGGTGTACTTACAGAGCTGCTACACATCAGCCTGATCTAATAGTATGTCATGACCATAGTGTAACTTTCTGGCTGGCAGCCTTATCTGTGCATTCAGAACATCAGCAGCTGCTACCCTATTTGATGGAAGCTTTGTGAGTGGATGTTCATTGCAGGACTTCTCCCTGTCTGAAATGGGATGCTGACAAATGGTTGGGAGACAGACTTCATGGGCGCAGTGGAATTTAGACACTACTTTAAGCAGGAAGTATCAGTGATACTTTAAGATAATTCTGTCTTCCAGGATGGTGAGGTATAAGGATTTACTAGAAAAAGCCTGAATCTCACCCGCTCTTCTAAATGTAATAACCACTAGAAGAAGGGTAATTTTTAGAGTCAACAATTTTAGGTTGCTCTCCTCTAATAACTCAAAGGTGGAGTATGATTTAAGTTTGAGTACTAGGGAGGAACCGTTGAATGAACTGCTGGACGCCCAACGGAAAATATTTTGAGGATCAGTTAGTTGATCCATCAATCTTGAGTTCAGAAAGGCATTAAGTACTGCAACCTGTACTTTTAGGGGGTTGGTTTTAGCCCTTGATCTAGGCTTGCTTAATGAAGCTCCAGGATCAGGGAGGAGTCTGGAGGTTAAGATCCATACCCACAGTTCTTAGTATACCtttggctgctttcacatggagttaacactccattcattctgacacgtaaacatgttcagagtgagcagagtaaaacagaatcccattgacttcaatgggttctgtcttacgtgcgctacccattgaagtcaatgggaggcttttttacctattgctttcaatgtgatacccattgaagtcaacggaatTCTGTTTTACTCCACTCACTCTgaaagtgtttacgtgtcagaatgagcggcgtgttaactccgtgtgaaagcagccttacaaCGGCTTCCCACCTCTTTAGGTTATCTTGGAGCTTTGAATTTTATAATTAGAAGCAGGTTCAGGTGTCTTCTCTTTTCCTTGGCTACCAATGGCTCCCTGTTTACCTATTTTGTATGGTCTTTCAATTAAAAGTTTTATAATAGGAGAAAATGTGAATCCTAAAAATACACCCATACTTACCAACAGCCCATTTGTTCCATCATTTACAAACgtctgtgtaagggaattgctaggacagcaattcctcagtaactgttaaaaccctggggcggggcacaagagacagtgagccctaaactgaagcccccaactttcccttcctattgccagaccctattctaggtaatttgcgacaaccacgaagacagtccctccctgaatatgtgaatcacaaaacgcagacaagacaaacgacaacaatgggaggtcagctagccagggttcggtaacagtcgagcgatgaagtgccaaatcggagtcaaaagaatagtcaatgagggaagccaaaggtcaaggataatagtataagcaaaaagggacagtaagagcaggtatgcacacggcaatagaaagcactggtgtgaatgggaaccaaggctaaatagggaggaagaacccgcccatggagttcacaggaaggcagctgtcaatcacagggcaaggccagattaaccacttaatggacagaggaaacattggcagaagacgggtgtggtgcaaatgcaatcacagaactagagctgagttcacacagtgcgaccaaaaactttaatccaagaaccaaattgcacccgcctcctgcgccgcagcacgcgagcagagggtggtgcagtgacccgaacaggcagagatgttacagtctgTTACTTTCTATTAATGCATGTTGTCTTGTTATGTAGATGTTCTGTTACACCATTAAGTAGAAGAAAGCTGCCAAACATGTTACAGGTTATTTCCTATGGTACACTGTGACTCTTACCTTTGACCTTAGCGTTCTTTTTTCAAGAGATGACACTTCTGACCACTCAGGTGATCCAAATCTTCCAGGCCAAGAGACCTTTCTGCCCAGCTTTGTAGAATGTTCATATGTCCCGGGACTAAAATTCATACATTGGTTTTTGTTATTTAGTAACAAAGGTGAGGAAATTGTTAAACTAGACACATATTGTAATAGAAAAAATTGCGATGAAAATCTTCACTGTGTTACTCTTTCTTACCAATCCCCGTTACTGCTCACGGCCAACTCCGCTTCCCCTTTCTCTACAATTGAGTTCCAATGACCTGATATGGGCCccatggagggcagaaggggaaacgGAAGCGGCAATGAGCAGGaaaggggattggtaagtaaatagggcccatgatTTTCTGGGATTAACTCCAcatgtaacagcctatttaaaaaaaaaaaagggccacaGCTGCTATGGCGGTTCTTGTGCATCTTATtaccttaaatgggttgtccagaaaAACATGTTTATTCTTTTGAGTATGGGGAAGGTGAAAGTCCCAGTCCACTCCCGGGGTGGAAGTCCCTGCTGCTCATGACCACTGAGGcttaaggaaaggacacaggacatcacaCGCATATGTTACCTGTCCCAGTTCCTTTCCTTGGACACCAGAGTAACGgggacaggtatgttttttttccctttatttttcaccttccatgCCATCcagagaaaaaacatttttttcatggGCGACCTCTTTAAGTTTTTTCTGGACAGAAATGTCTTTGTTTTGCTAGAGGCTTAAGAAAGACTTAGGTTGCAAACAGTGGTTAGACAGGCCAATATGCCAGTTACTGGTTAACATTACTACATTAAGAACTAATgttaagttcacatggcggacaAACGGGCCTAATCATCAGGATGTCTCAAGCTGTATTCAAAGGGAGGCAGATATTGCGGCAGATGATACTTTATCACATGTCTgagcggccattttggtgtagttctctggagaacagcatactgctcagtatgctcatCTCTCCAGAGAACTACATCAAAATGGCAGCCCGGACATGTGCAGTactgccattttggtgtagttctctggagaactgagcttTGAACTGAACTCGAACAGCGTGACAGAATATCCggagaggaggagggcagacggaGCACAAAAAGTGGAGGGGCGTTATTAAAAGTATGATGTGGTGGGGTGCTCAGAGGCCTTggagaatgcccagggtgctccgtggggttaatttgcataaagaaataaagcggtttaaaaaaaatggcggGGTAACAGAATAAGTAAAGGTAGTAGTACAATATTCTTTTTAAAGACATGTGTTTAGCTCAAAAGCACTGTTTTCAATTATAGACTCACTTTAAGGTGATTATTTGCTGTGTCCTTAGGtggttaaagtgagtctgtcaccagagaaCTGAAATATCAAATAAAAATCATACACCTTTAGATTTTCATTGAAAAATTCAGTTTGAATTAATATGAAACTAAGATTCAAGTGCAATAGGGCGACTAGAACCTCAAGTTTTCATTTGCagattaaggctaaagccccatgttgcagaaacgcaacttttttagttgcagattttgttgcggtttttagagccaaatccaggagtggattgagcagaagggagaagtgtaagagcttcttatatattttcaattccttttttagtcattcttggctttggctcaaaaaactgcagcaaaatctgcaataaaaaaagctgcgtttccgcaacgtggggcctcagccttgattgAGTGATCTAAAGGTATGATAATGCTCAGCAAAAAGTCCCATAAAAAGCACCTTGGCTGTTTGATACCAAGCTTCCATGTTACCTGGGATTTAGGATAGTATCTGTCTTCTTGTCTGGAAATCGTGCAGCTTTGATGTCAAATGGAGCATAGCTTGCTGAAAATGTGCGCTCTCTGGACCAGAATGATTGATATTCCGATGGACTAGGTGAATACATCTAAAAGAATATAACATGTTTACAAAGAATTTAAATGAGTATAAGCTGgtaacatttaaagaggacctttcaccacctgcaacAAGtctagctctttacatcaattactaGGAGCTGCTCTGCTGATTCAGAATTTttactctagcccccaccttttcccagcaatcagtgctgttagttttggtgcctgatatgttatttaatCTCTGCAccatcaggagggtggtgtcaggcaagggCAGGAAAGTGATGTgtttctgagctctgatactgtcTGCCTgtgactggagctctgaatcatgacCCCCTGCCCGACACTGCCCTACTGACATtatagagcttaaatagcacatcaggcaccaaaactaactgcacttgttgtgtGCCATCAAGcaagggattgtggatgagcacaaTGCTGGCTGTCCCTCACCAGTAGACATTGGATCCGCAGCTTGACCACAGCCTTggcccccagctgcatttccactcccccgtcctcgtccctttccactagccttatgcatttctagtacatatatataactggagatgggcaaggtatatagcgcccaaatacctctgtatgttagatgtatacaagcatactgtctagcaagtatacacctagcttacaacagttagagaacaggagatgggaaaggtatattgggcgcacaaacctctgtatgttagatgtatacaagcgcactgtatagcaagtatacatcTAGTTtacaacaggtataggacaggagttgggaaaggtatattgggcgcacaaaccTATGTATGTTAGATGTATATAAGTGTATTGTATATTAAGTATACACCTAGCCTACAACAGGTATAGGACAagagatgggaaaggtatattgggcgcacaaacctctgtatgttagatgtatacaagcgcactgtatagcaagtatacatcTAGTTtacaacaggtataggacaggagatgggaaaggtatattgggcgcacaaacctctgtatgttagatgtatacaagtgtactgtatagcaagtatacacctagcttacaacaggtataggacaggagatgggaaaggtagattggggAAAAGGTGGTACAGAATTAGAGCCCTAACAAGGACTTTTGGgaaaattagttgcaaaaagactgtatatacagatggcgtataatcttcaagcagtggtagatctaagtttagctctcataagagctgttggtgtaagattcctgcctaaataattctaattcctagctaaccctggcagaacgtCTATCCCTCTCTACTTCACAGTCGCATCTGAACCGAAACTGACTGATTCTTATAGAGTGGAGGTCACCTTATTTAGCTAGcgaatgactgtatacgttttttttttcaattcctacattgtcgtagttcctgtcccacctcctctgcatatttattggtgtaaaaaaagcgccagggaaggtaggaggggcatcgaatttttactgcgtttaccgcgtggtttttgaccgagtacgaatatttcgaatactgtaatattcgatcgaatacctactcgctcgagtactacttactcatctctaatgataaccctttttttaaaaaaatatacatttctgCATCACTATGAATTCATTAAGACAGAGAATGACACTTGGATGTCATGCTGTGAGTTTGACCCAGTGTTCCTCTTATTCCTGACCTAGTACCCCTTTCCCTCTCCATTCCCCTATCTTGTTCGTTCTAATGTCCCCTTATTTGTCTGTCTCTGTGGATGAGGTTCTATCCTTAAAGTCTTGCAGATTGTGGGTAAACTGCTTATATTTTCATGTCTTCTAGTGATACTGGAACCTCTCTAAATTAACTCTGGTACTGGATTCCTTTTACTACAAATGCACGTTTTGAGGAAAAGTATTTAGTGATTTCCATTTGTTCCTTTAGTTGAATTTCAACCAGTCCCAAATTAGATTTTTATTCCTCATGCAGAAGCTGCATAAAATGCATGGATCCTTTAGTCATTTCCTTCTTCCACTTGCTATGCAAAGTTGAACTATGACTGTTGGGATTAATATAATTGTAAGACCCAGAGGCACAAAATTATTTCAAATGTAACCTTCAAGACACTGTACTTCACACCATGAAATTATATGCTTTTTGTATACCTTAGTGAGTTCCTTAAAGGAAGCACTGAAGGATGGTATGTATTTTTTCTGTATGAAAGTCTTTTAAGAAAATACCTCACTTACCAtactaatgataaaaaaaaacaatagcacAACACAGCAACATGTGAAAACATCCAGAAATAGATCAAGAAAAAACTACTGACCCAGTACAGTCCACCTCGATCAGTATTCAAAACAGCAGTGTTAAAGAGTTATTCCTATCTCAAGATCCTATCTTTACTGCTAGCTTATATAAAttaaagagttttcctaaatatattgctttagctttgtttgcctgttatatGAAATTATTCCTGCCATTGTTTACACCTGATTTCCATGGAGCTGGACCTTATAAGACAGGACAAATGACATCAATCACTGCTTTCTGTGGGGGAGGATTGAGTAGTCTCctgcctgcaggacaatcagttcagctaattgcaatttgctgataaagccctgtctgttatctctttatgtaaaaacaaaacaaagcaaacTCTATATTGTGAGTACGTACTTCATAGTttcctgttcatcaaatagtcaaaaatctgctgatatgggaaaacatattaaaatataactttataACTATATAACTTTAACTAatatagtttaaccccttcccgacatgcgccgtaatagtacggcgcatgtcgggtctgtaacggCCCGGGAGCCGgccggccaccatagccgccaggtgtatactgctttaagcagtagacaaccggctctaatgcctccgatcggtccccggatgccattttcccggtggcgcacgggcgccgccattttggccggaatcgccggctcctggagcatactccagggctgacgtcccgttgccatgacagccgggagccttgtacaggctcccaggcttgtctgcaaagcctctcttttgcaggctggtctatgcagcctgcaaaagaaaggatgcttttttgcaatgcattgcaatgcattagcattgtaatgcattgcattagtgatcagaccccctggggttcaacacccctaggggatctaataaatgcaaaaaaaaaaaaaaaaaaaaaaagttaaaaaaaaatataaaaaaaatataaaaagaattaaaagttcaaatcacccccctttccctagaacacatataaaagtagttaaaaactgtgaaacacatacatgttaggtatccccgcgtccgaaattgcccgctctacaaatctataaaaatatttttcctgttcggtaaacgccgtagcgggaaaaatagtcgaaagtgccaaaccgccgttttttcactgttttgattctgataaaaatttgaataaaaagtgatcaaagcaataacattttctgaaaatggtagaactaaaaagtacacccggccacgcaaaaaaagacgccctatgcatccccgtacacttacatataaaaaagttacggccgtcggaatatggcgacttttagaaaaaaaattttttaacacagttttggaattttttttaggggtcaaaatgtaaataaaaccaaataaatttggtatccctggaatcgtaacgaaacacagaatataggggacatgtcattttggctgcactgtgaatgccgtaaaaccaaagcccgtaagaaagtcgcagaaatgcattttttcttcaaatccaccccattctgaatttttttcctgcttcccagtacattatatagaataattaatggtagcatcatgaagaaaaatttgtcccgtaaaaattaagacctcatatggctctgggagcggagaaataaaaaagttatggggtttagaaggaggggagtcaaaaacgaaaaacgaaaatcaaaaaatgccatcggcgggaaggggttaaaatgtcatATACAAATACAGAAACTAGTTCCACAAGTATGACACATTAGACACAAACAGGAATGGCTATGTTCTTTATCCTTTCCTCGGTTCTCTGACTTTTTCCACTGTCGTGACCTGGGTGACATCTGGGACCTAGGGACTGCCTTTGCAACCAATACTAAATTCAGGGCACTTCTCAGCCATGTTTCTGCATTGTTCAGCTGTGGAGAGGTACAATAATCAGAAAGTTCATAAAGTCTTAGTTCTGTGATCCTGAGGTCTTTTGAGATGGGACTGCCCACTAATTAGACTACACGAGCAAAAGGTTCTGTACAGCAACCTGCTTCTAACTATAGCTCTAGTTTTCTAGAAAACACAGAAAAGAAGCCATTCCTTCTTGCACAATGAAACAGTGATGACCTGTTTGCTCCAAAGTGTCCATAGTGAAGTATGTAAACACCTTATGCACCATAGCATGTATCCGGAAAACAGCCACTTTCTTAGCAACctttattttttctaaaaatctGAACAGCCTTTTTAGGATCTTCCTTAAGAACAGCTTCCCAAAAGAGTATATGTATTACATAACCAGAAAATTACACATATTACAATACAGATTACATTATATGCTAGAATAACTTTATATTTAATGATTATGGCTAAAGACTGGTATTTCTGAAACATGTACAGCAGATGTGCAACTACATGGATTTTATATGTATGTGCTGGTCAGCATATTATTAAACTAGGTTTACACAAGTACACAATCTCAGAAAGGAAGGCGaattatgataaaaaaaattcactCCTAAGGCAGTTATGGTCACTCAAATGAAATTTATTGAAATTCTTCTTTATGTTTCTGCCTAGTATGTCTGCTATTGCCTACAAGATTGAAAATGATAAActcatactgtatattgcaaGGTATTACTCTGCTGTCAAGCTTAATACACTAAAATGTCGCCCATTTCTATGGCCAGCTAGCTTGTAGTTGTCTTTTCTGCTCAGATCGAGCTATTACCTTATTGTCTTTTGGAAAGCGGGGTGCTGTCCTGGCTCCCATTGTGTACCCTTTCTTACTCATAGGTCTTCTTTCCAGAAGATATTCTAGGCTGGTAACCTATTAACGCATAACAACTATAAGTATTAAAAGAAATGGTAAATGGTCCTTAATTTACAAGATTTCCATTTATCTCTTATCACAATGCTTACTGTAGTCTGCTAGACAATCTAACAAGTGTCAGCAGTCAGAGGCTGATGGATTGCTAAGCATTGCTATACTTTTTTTAACTGCCAAATGTACTTTTCTAAGGTTTATGCTTGGTTTTAAAAGGAGGTAAGTGAAAACCGTCTGACGTATATCTCGGACAGAAGGATCACATGAACAGAGCTTCAAAGTCACTATAAAGTCTTGTTCAGATGCTTTAATGAGTTAAGaaagtgagtagggttgagcgatcgggatcggaaaagatcggatcccgattggtgatcgagtaaatttcacgatcacgatccgggttccgatcccgcctaaaaaagatcaggaatggaatttcgatcccgatcgctcaacttacctgcagagatccgctgccgctaccgctccccgttcttctcgttcCTCTTCTCTGTTATTcatatgccttcagagcgccatgcgcacccccgcctccctagggtagtgttagagatgctgggagaaggcggggcttgtggcttagaagagtgtgggcgggtactgggaggggagacgtgagtgagtgACCGATTTAGCGCAGTACTGTATTGCATAACCAATACATTTCTGGAGAAGTTATTGCTGTGGTCATTTTAGACACGGGGTCATTGACAGATTTATCATAATTtactccagttttctggtgtgcaaGATGGTTGAAATTTCCATCAGCTACCAGGTGAGCACCCATGTAAAAGTATCAAAAACGCCATAAAAGTACATAAGTAGCATGAATGTGAAGTTAAAGACAGGTGCAGCAttattgaagaggacctttcatgtcctcagtcacatgcggttttatataccactagaaag
This sequence is a window from Leptodactylus fuscus isolate aLepFus1 chromosome 2, aLepFus1.hap2, whole genome shotgun sequence. Protein-coding genes within it:
- the CIMAP3 gene encoding ciliary microtubule-associated protein 3; translation: MYLSRKLNTAERNYSTVEKVLKNVCFGSTQERKHFPYSCAPDRLGNDLSPIRGAPNRGPGCYNNEEVTSLEYLLERRPMSKKGYTMGARTAPRFPKDNKMYSPSPSEYQSFWSRERTFSASYAPFDIKAARFPDKKTDTILNPSPGTYEHSTKLGRKVSWPGRFGSPEWSEVSSLEKRTLRSKLLTDKEFRKFRNQVAYFSLYYD